One part of the Lotus japonicus ecotype B-129 chromosome 2, LjGifu_v1.2 genome encodes these proteins:
- the LOC130738983 gene encoding uncharacterized protein LOC130738983 produces MEDFNSFIEEAELIDLPLLRRKFTWMRPGGQSMSRIDRVLISARWYDCWPGSKLEALNRDVSDHCPILLRSSIINWGPKPFRVLNFWFEDPGFKRFVEENWKGFQINGCGAFVLKEKLKLLKLKLQQWNNEVFGDINKRYLEIVEEMNNLDQKAEEVMLDENELAIRKSLGGDFWKVAHMKESLLRQKSRIMWVKDGDANTKFFHAMVNARRRSNAISGVHVNGEWIDDPNLVKREVKDFFSMKFKEFHCESPVLDGVRFKTLNQSDSKELEKEFSMEEIKSAVWDCASEKCPGPDGYNFNFIKRFWDLVQGDFKLMADDFFRMGKWPRGSNCSFISLIPKVDSPQSLNEFRPISLVGCMYKVQVGLLQFADDTILTGEASPSNAFLIKSILRSFELASGLKINFAKSKVAGICVDDRLIRCMAAILNCSVMRIPFVYLGLPIGGNPRRLSFWTPIINKLHGRLSRWKQKSLTFGGRICLIKSVFSSLPLHFLSFFKMPPGIIKRCNSIMLNFLWGGADGVRKTAWVSWDNICRPKSEGGLGVKNWRLFNVALLAKWRWRLMVGDSGLWSCILNYKYKGGYHEKASIWWKDLFSICFESGSSNWFDESICRRLGDGSSTLFWYIDWCGHGVLKDKFPRLFSLSKQQQACVSEVGVWVAGRWQWNLEWRRELFGRELGMLNCMSSWLNGFSPTTGQTDRWTWVREGSGVFSVSSAYDYLRGDGAASESEIFSKLWAIQAPSNHVALAWKILINRIQTKVNLQRRNALHPSVSNHCVLCAQH; encoded by the exons ATGGAGGATTTTAATTCCTTTATTGAGGAGGCAGAGTTGATTGATTTACCTTTATTAAGGAGGAAGTTCACATGGATGAGACCGGGAGGTCAATCAATGAGCAGAATAGATAGAGTTTTGATTTCAGCGAGATGGTATGATTGTTGGCCTGGCAGCAAGTTAGAAGCTTTAAACAGAGACGTGTCCGATCATTGTCCTATTTTATTGAGGTCATCAATCATAAATTGGGGTCCGAAACCCTTTCGGGTCCTAAATTTCTGGTTCGAGGATCCAGGTTTTAAAAGGTTTGTGGAGGAAAATTGGAAGGGTTTCCAGATTAATGGGTGTGGGGCTTTTGTGTTAAAAGAGAAGCTTAAACTGTTGAAATTGAAACTTCAACAGTGGAACAATGAGGTCTTCGGCGACATCAATAAGAGATACTTAGAAATTGTGGAGGAAATGAATAACCTTGATCAAAAGGCTGAAGAGGTGATGCTAGATGAAAATGAATTGGCGATAAGGAAGTCTTTAGGTGGTGATTTCTGGAAAGTGGCCCATATGAAGGAATCTCTATTAAGGCAAAAGTCTCGAATTATGTGGGTGAAGGACGGGGACGCTAACACTAAATTTTTTCATGCAATGGTGAATGCCAGAAGAAGGTCAAATGCTATATCCGGTGTACATGTGAATGGTGAGTGGATTGATGACCCAAATCTGGTCAAAAGGGAGGTGAAGGACTTCTTTTCCATGAAATTCAAGGAGTTTCATTGTGAGTCCCCGGTTCTTGATGGGGTTCGGTTTAAAACCCTTAATCAATCTGATTCTAAGGAATTGGAGAAGGAGTTCTCTATGGAGGAGATAAAATCTGCTGTATGGGATTGCGCAAGTGAGAAGTGTCCTGGGCCAGACGGATacaatttcaattttataaaGAGATTCTGGGATCTGGTTCAAGGGGATTTTAAGCTGATGGCTGATGATTTTTTCCGGATGGGTAAATGGCCAAGAGGGTCAAACTGCTCCTTCATATCCCTAATACCCAAGGTGGACAGTCCTCAAAGTCTTAATGAATTTCGTCCTATCTCTTTGGTAGGATGTATGTATAAG GTACAAGTGGGGCTGCTACAGTTCGCCGATGATACAATCCTCACTGGTGAAGCTTCTCCCTCTAATGCCTTCTTGATTAAAAGTATCCTCAGAAGTTTCGAGTTGGCGTCGGGATTGAAGATCAATTTTGCTAAAAGCAAAGTTGCTGGCATCTGTGTTGATGATAGATTAATCAGATGTATGGCGGCTATCCTGAATTGTAGCGTTATGAGGATCCCATTCGTATATTTGGGTCTCCCAATTGGTGGCAACCCTCGCCGACTCTCTTTTTGGACCCCGATTATCAACAAATTGCATGGAAGATTGTCAAGGTGGAAACAGAAATCACTTACTTTTGGTGGAAGAATCTGCCTTATCAAGTCAGTTTTTTCATCCTTACCACTACATTTCTTGTCATTTTTTAAGATGCCCCCCGGGATAATCAAAAGATGCAACAGTATTATGCTGAATTTTCTTTGGGGAGGGGCTGATGGTGTTCGAAAGACAGCTTGGGTAAGCTGGGACAATATTTGTAGGCCAAAGTCAGAAGGTGGACTAGGTGTGAAAAACTGGAGGCTTTTTAATGTGGCTTTACTGGCGAAATGGAGATGGAGGTTAATGGTAGGTGATTCAGGTTTATGGAGCTGTATTTTGAACTATAAATATAAAGGAGGATATCACGAGAAGGCCTCAATTTGGTGGAAGGATCTCTTCTCAATTTGCTTTGAGAGCGGAAGTAGCAATTGGTTTGATGAATCAATCTGTCGAAGGTTGGGAGATGGTAGCAGTACGCTGTTCTGGTACATTGACTGGTGCGGTCATGGCGTTCTAAAAGATAAATTTCCAAGGTTGTTCAGTCTTTCAAAACAACAGCAGGCTTGCGTGAGTGAGGTTGGCGTTTGGGTGGCAGGAAGGTGGCAGTGGAATTTGGAATGGCGAAGAGAGTTATTTGGCAGAGAATTGGGTATGCTAAATTGTATGTCTTCCTGGCTGAATGGTTTCTCACCTACTACAGGCCAGACAGATCGGTGGACATGGGTGAGGGAAGGTTCCGGTGTATTTTCTGTCAGTTCAGCGTATGACTATCTTCGTGGTGATGGGGCTGCTTCTGAATCAGAGATATTTAGCAAATTATGGGCTATCCAAGCTCCTTCCAATCATGTGGCGTTGGCCTGGAAAATTCTTATTAATCGTATTCAAACGAAGGTTAATTTACAAAGAAGGAATGCTCTACATCCCTCTGTTTCTAACCACTGTGTTCTGTGTGCTCAGCATTAG
- the LOC130738982 gene encoding pH-response regulator protein palI/prr-5 isoform X2: MLNFLLLPASCSDFTVFVFPGYRIRAGSSSPVHRRDADHRLSSDYNHLSRSRGYGGGRDPGRHRDPSPPHARGRVGGRPIGRAFDGPSFGPGHARGEGRNNPNVRPREGDWICPDGLCGNLNFARRDHCNSCNRARPTPAGSPRRAYPSPPPLHAPQRRFPGPPLDHSPERSMNGYNRSPLRGLGRDGPRDYGSAAALPPLRHEGRFPDPSLHRDRLDYIEDPYRGRSKFDRPPPLDWDSRDRVRDVLANERKGFERRPLSPPAARFDRRPLSPPAARFDRRPLSPPAARFDRRPLSPPAARFDRRPLSPPAPLLPSAPHHRGGRWARDVRERSRSPIRGGPPAKDYRRDMFVNRGRDDRRGGVGRGRVGGMY; this comes from the exons ATGCTAAATTTTCTCTTACTGCCTGCAAGTTGCTCAGACTTCACTGTCTTTGTTTTCCCAGGGTATAGAATCCGTGCAGGTTCCTCATCTCCTGTTCACCGTAGAGATGCAGATCATCGCCTTAGTTCTGATTACAATCACTTGTCACGAAGCCGTGGATATGGAGGGGGGAGAGATCCTGGCAGACATCGAGACCCTTCACCCCCACATGCTCGAGGTAGAGTAGGTGGCAGGCCAATTGGTAGAGCATTTGATGGGCCTAGCTTCGGTCCTGGACATGCTAGAGGGGAAGGTAGAAATAATCCCAATGTGCGTCCTAGGGAGGGAGATTGGATTTGTCCTGATGGCCT ATGTGGTAATCTAAACTTTGCAAGGCGGGACCATTGTAACAGCTGTAATAGGGCTCGTCCAACTCCTGCTGGAAGTCCTCGAAGGGCTTATCCTTCTCCTCCACCACTTCATGCTCCTCAAAGACGATTCCCTGGTCCTCCATTAGACCATTCTCCAGAAAGGTCTATGAATGGCTATAATAGATCTCCTCTTCGTGGGTTAGGAAGGGATGGCCCTAGAGATTACGGATCTGCTGCTGCTTTGCCACCTCTGAGGCATGAAGGTCGGTTTCCAGATCCCTCTTTGCATAGAGACCGCCTGGATTACATAGAAGATCCTTACAGGGGAAGAAGCAAGTTTGATAGGCCACCCCCTTTGGACTGGGATAGTAGAGATCGTGTTAGAGATGTTCTCGCAAATGAAAGGAAAGGATTTGAGAGGAGGCCACTGTCACCTCCTGCTGCAAGATTTGATCGGAGGCCACTGTCACCCCCTGCTGCACGATTTGATCGGAGGCCATTGTCACCCCCTGCTGCACGATTTGATAGGAGACCATTGTCACCCCCTGCTGCACGATTTGATAGGAGGCCACTGTCACCCCCTGCACCCCTTTTGCCGTCAGCTCCTCACCATCGTGGTGGTCGGTGGGCTCGTGACGTGAGAGAGAGAAGCCGTTCCCCTATAAGAGGTGGCCCGCCGGCAAAAGACTATCGCAGGGATATGTTTGTGAATCGTGGAAGAGATGATAGGCGTGGTGGTGTGGGACGTGGGAGAGTTGGAGGAATGTATTAG
- the LOC130738984 gene encoding uncharacterized protein LOC130738984 isoform X2, whose protein sequence is MLNGNPQMSFDPGRELRQDDSVIFTTATLEEAACVKQILASYERVSGQVISFDKSMLSSSRNVPSPRFDVLKRLLNIKAMESYDKYLGLPTIIGIERMISRFYWSGDASRRSIHWLK, encoded by the exons ATGCTTAATGGTAACCCCCAAATGTCTTTTGATCCGGGAAGGGAGTTGCGACAAG atgatagtgTTATCTTTACTACGGCAACCCTGGAGGAGGCAGCTTGTGTTAAACAAATACTTGCTTCCTATGAGAGGGTTTCTGGTCAAGTCATTAGCTTTGACAAGTCGATGCTATCTAGTAGTCGAAATGTGCCTAGTCCCCGCTTCGATGTGCTCAAAAGGCTTTTGAATATAAAGGCGATGGAAAGCTATGATAAATATTTGGGGTTACCAACCATTATTG GTATTGAGCGGATGATTAGCAGGTTCTATTGGAGTGGTGATGCTTCCCGGCGAAGTATCCATTGGCTCAAATGA
- the LOC130738982 gene encoding pH-response regulator protein palI/prr-5 isoform X1, which translates to MASSRDKDSAPSHHHQPPLLSSLVVRPSHTETTAAADYESGELHRDPPPPFSRSDRFPDDPGYRIRAGSSSPVHRRDADHRLSSDYNHLSRSRGYGGGRDPGRHRDPSPPHARGRVGGRPIGRAFDGPSFGPGHARGEGRNNPNVRPREGDWICPDGLCGNLNFARRDHCNSCNRARPTPAGSPRRAYPSPPPLHAPQRRFPGPPLDHSPERSMNGYNRSPLRGLGRDGPRDYGSAAALPPLRHEGRFPDPSLHRDRLDYIEDPYRGRSKFDRPPPLDWDSRDRVRDVLANERKGFERRPLSPPAARFDRRPLSPPAARFDRRPLSPPAARFDRRPLSPPAARFDRRPLSPPAPLLPSAPHHRGGRWARDVRERSRSPIRGGPPAKDYRRDMFVNRGRDDRRGGVGRGRVGGMY; encoded by the exons ATGGCTTCGTCCAGGGACAAGGATTCAGCTCCGTCACACCACCACCAACCACCGCTCTTGAGCAGCCTCGTCGTCCGCCCCTCCCACACCGAGACCACCGCCGCCGCTGATTACGAGTCTGGCGAACTCCACCGCGACCCTCCTCCCCCATTTTCCCGCTCCGATCGATTTCCCGATGACCCTG GGTATAGAATCCGTGCAGGTTCCTCATCTCCTGTTCACCGTAGAGATGCAGATCATCGCCTTAGTTCTGATTACAATCACTTGTCACGAAGCCGTGGATATGGAGGGGGGAGAGATCCTGGCAGACATCGAGACCCTTCACCCCCACATGCTCGAGGTAGAGTAGGTGGCAGGCCAATTGGTAGAGCATTTGATGGGCCTAGCTTCGGTCCTGGACATGCTAGAGGGGAAGGTAGAAATAATCCCAATGTGCGTCCTAGGGAGGGAGATTGGATTTGTCCTGATGGCCT ATGTGGTAATCTAAACTTTGCAAGGCGGGACCATTGTAACAGCTGTAATAGGGCTCGTCCAACTCCTGCTGGAAGTCCTCGAAGGGCTTATCCTTCTCCTCCACCACTTCATGCTCCTCAAAGACGATTCCCTGGTCCTCCATTAGACCATTCTCCAGAAAGGTCTATGAATGGCTATAATAGATCTCCTCTTCGTGGGTTAGGAAGGGATGGCCCTAGAGATTACGGATCTGCTGCTGCTTTGCCACCTCTGAGGCATGAAGGTCGGTTTCCAGATCCCTCTTTGCATAGAGACCGCCTGGATTACATAGAAGATCCTTACAGGGGAAGAAGCAAGTTTGATAGGCCACCCCCTTTGGACTGGGATAGTAGAGATCGTGTTAGAGATGTTCTCGCAAATGAAAGGAAAGGATTTGAGAGGAGGCCACTGTCACCTCCTGCTGCAAGATTTGATCGGAGGCCACTGTCACCCCCTGCTGCACGATTTGATCGGAGGCCATTGTCACCCCCTGCTGCACGATTTGATAGGAGACCATTGTCACCCCCTGCTGCACGATTTGATAGGAGGCCACTGTCACCCCCTGCACCCCTTTTGCCGTCAGCTCCTCACCATCGTGGTGGTCGGTGGGCTCGTGACGTGAGAGAGAGAAGCCGTTCCCCTATAAGAGGTGGCCCGCCGGCAAAAGACTATCGCAGGGATATGTTTGTGAATCGTGGAAGAGATGATAGGCGTGGTGGTGTGGGACGTGGGAGAGTTGGAGGAATGTATTAG
- the LOC130738984 gene encoding uncharacterized protein LOC130738984 isoform X1 — protein MLNGNPQMSFDPGRELRQGDPLSPYLFILCGEIFSALIQRELARSTLSGIKIACNAPFVSHLLFADDSVIFTTATLEEAACVKQILASYERVSGQVISFDKSMLSSSRNVPSPRFDVLKRLLNIKAMESYDKYLGLPTIIGIERMISRFYWSGDASRRSIHWLK, from the exons ATGCTTAATGGTAACCCCCAAATGTCTTTTGATCCGGGAAGGGAGTTGCGACAAGGTGACCCGCTATCACcatatttgtttattttatgtgGAGAGATTTTTTCAGCTCTGATTCAGAGGGAACTAGCTCGATCCACCCTTTCTGGCATTAAGATTGCATGTAATGCTCCTTTTGTTTCTCACCTtctttttgcagatgatagtgTTATCTTTACTACGGCAACCCTGGAGGAGGCAGCTTGTGTTAAACAAATACTTGCTTCCTATGAGAGGGTTTCTGGTCAAGTCATTAGCTTTGACAAGTCGATGCTATCTAGTAGTCGAAATGTGCCTAGTCCCCGCTTCGATGTGCTCAAAAGGCTTTTGAATATAAAGGCGATGGAAAGCTATGATAAATATTTGGGGTTACCAACCATTATTG GTATTGAGCGGATGATTAGCAGGTTCTATTGGAGTGGTGATGCTTCCCGGCGAAGTATCCATTGGCTCAAATGA